Proteins from a genomic interval of Chionomys nivalis chromosome 7, mChiNiv1.1, whole genome shotgun sequence:
- the LOC130878038 gene encoding olfactory receptor 10-like, protein MDSSNTSLEGGFILMGFSDWPQLEHVFFIFISVFYFLTIFGNSTIITVSRMDRRLQTPMYFFLNNLSFLDLCYTTSTVPQLLVNISGTDKTISYAGCMTQFLTVLLLGGTECVLLVVMAFDRYAAVCHPLLYTSIMHPLLCQALAISSWMGGLVISVTQTVLIMTIPLCGRDLNHFFCDMLVLLKLACEDTGAIEDNLFVAGVIMLVCPVALILGTYAHIGHAVLKIKSISGRRKALGTCGSHLVVVFLFYGSAMYTYLQPVHGYSESEGKFVALFYTIVTPMLNPLIYTLRNKDVKGALWKIFGRGTDTG, encoded by the coding sequence ATGGACAGTTCCAACACCAGTTTGGAAGGTGGCTTCATTCTGATGGGCTTCTCAGATTGGCCTCAACTGGAGCATGTCTTTTTtatcttcatttcagttttctacTTCCTAACCATCTTCGGCAACTCCACCATCATCACGGTCTCACGAATGGATCGTCGACTACAAACAccaatgtacttcttcctcaaCAACCTTTCTTTTCTGGACCTCTGCTACACCACCAGCACTGTGCCTCAGCTTCTTGTCAATATTTCTGGAACTGATAAGACCATAAGCTATGCTGGGTGTATGACCCAGTTCCTCACAGTGCTCTTGTTGGGTGGAACTGAGTGTGTGCTCCTCGTGGTGATGGCTTTTGACCGCTATGCTGCTGTGTGCCACCCACTACTCTATACTAGCATTATGCACCCTCTTCTCTGTCAGGCATTGGCCATCTCTTCCTGGATGGGAGGCCTTGTGATCTCCGTGACTCAGACAGTGCTCATCATGACCATCCCTCTCTGTGGCCGTGACCTGAACCACTTCTTCTGTGATATGCTTGTTCTCCTGAAGTTGGCTTGTGAGGACACAGGGGCAATAGAGGACAACCTGTTTGTGGCTGGGGTCATAATGTTGGTCTGTCCTGTAGCACTAATTCTAGGGACCTATGCACACATTGGTCATGCGGTGCTGAAGATCAAGTCAATATCTGGGCGCAGAAAGGCTCTGGGGACATGTGGGTCCCACCTTGTggtggttttccttttttatggCTCAGCCATGTACACATATCTCCAACCTGTCCACGGGTATTCTGAGAGTGAAGGGAAGTTTGTCGCCCTTTTTTATACCATAGTTACTCCTATGCTGAACCCCCTGATTTATACCCTGAGAAACAAGGATGTGAAGGGGGCTCTGTGGAAGATATTCGGGAGAGGAACAGACACAGGGTAG
- the LOC130877904 gene encoding olfactory receptor 2Y1-like yields MESLNTSSEEGFLLLGFSDWPHLEPVFFAFISVLYSLTLFGNTVIIILSRLDVRLHTPMYYFLSHLSFLDLCYTASTVPQLLVNLSGLDRTISFARCVAQLCIVLSLGGTECVLLVTMAIDRYAAVCRPLHYTTIMHPLLCRALVIFSWVGGLVNSLIQTSLVMAMPLCGQQLNHFFCELPVLLKLACEDTEGTEANLFVARVIILVCPLVLILGSYAHIARAVLNIKSMAGRRKAFGTCASHLIVVTLFYGSAISTYLQPVHRYSEREGKFLALFYTVVTPMLNPLIYTLRNKDVKGALWKVLGRSTDSR; encoded by the coding sequence ATGGAAAGCCTGAACACCAGTTCAGAAGAGGGCTTCCTGCTGCTGGGCTTCTCAGACTGGCCTCACCTAGAACCTGTCTTTTTTGCCTTCATCTCTGTTCTCTACTCTCTGACTCTCTTCGGCAACACTGTGATCATCATTCTGTCACGACTGGACGTTCgcctgcacacacccatgtactacttcctctcccacctctccttcctgGACCTCTGCTACACCGCCAGCACTGTGCCCCAGCTGCTGGTCAACCTCTCTGGACTCGACAGGACCATCAGCTTTGCAAGGTGTGTGGCCCAACTCTGCATAGTGCTCTCACTGGGAGGAACTGAGTGTGTGCTTTTGGTGACAATGGCTATCGACCGCTATGCCGCCGTGTGTCGCCCACTCCACTACACAACCATTATGCATCCCCTTCTCTGCAGGGCGTTGGTTATATTCTCCTGGGTGGGAGGACTCGTGAACTCTCTGATCCAGACAAGCCTCGTGATGGCCATGCCCCTCTGTGGACAGCAGCTGAACCACTTCTTCTGCGAGCTGCCTGTTCTCCTCAAGTTGGCCTGTGAGGACACGGAAGGGACAGAGGCCAATCTGTTTGTGGCCCGGGTCATTATCTTAGTCTGTCCTTTAGTGCTAATTCTGGGCTCCTATGCCCACATTGCCAGGGCAGTGCTGAACATCAAGTCAATGGCTGGTCGCAGAAAGGCTTTTGGGACGTGTGCGTCTCACCTCATTGTGGTTACCCTGTTTTATGGCTCAGCCATCTCCACCTACCTCCAACCTGTCCACAGGTATTCTGAGAGGGAGGGAAAGTTTCTTGCCCTTTTTTATACAGTAGTCACCCCCATGCTCAACCCTCTGATTTATACCCTGAGGAACAAGGATGTGAAGGGGGCTCTGTGGAAGGTACTAGGGAGAAGCACAGACTCCAGGTAG
- the LOC130877881 gene encoding olfactory receptor 2Y1-like — translation MESLNTSSEEGFLLLGFSDWPHLEPVFFAFISVLYSLTLFGNTLIIILSRLDVRLHTPMYYFLSHLSFLDLCYTASTVPQLLVNLSGLDRTISFARCVTQLFIMLSLGGIECVLLVAMAIDRYAAVCRPLHYTTIMHPLLCRALVIFSWVGGLVNSLIQTSLVMAMPLCGQQLNHFFCELPVLLKLACEDTGGTEANLFVARVIILVCPLVLILGSYAHIARAVLNIKSMAGRRKAFGTCASHLIVVTLFYGSAISTYLQPVHRYSEREGKFVALFYTVVTPMLNPLIYTLRNKDVKGALWKVLGRGTDSR, via the coding sequence ATGGAAAGCCTGAACACCAGTTCAGAAGAGGGCTTCCTGCTGCTGGGCTTCTCAGACTGGCCTCACCTAGAACCTGTCTTTTTTGCCTTCATCTCTGTTCTCTACTCTCTGACTCTCTTCGGCAACACCTTGATCATCATTCTGTCACGACTGGACGTTCgcctgcacacacccatgtactacttcctctcccacctctccttcctgGACCTCTGCTACACCGCCAGCACTGTGCCCCAGCTGCTGGTCAACCTCTCTGGACTCGACAGGACCATCAGCTTTGCAAGGTGTGTGACCCAGCTCTTCATAATGCTCTCACTGGGAGGAATTGAATGTGTGCTTTTGGTGGCAATGGCTATCGACCGCTATGCCGCCGTGTGTCGCCCACTCCACTACACAACCATTATGCATCCCCTTCTCTGCAGGGCGTTGGTTATATTCTCCTGGGTGGGAGGACTCGTGAACTCTCTGATCCAGACAAGCCTCGTGATGGCCATGCCCCTCTGTGGACAGCAGCTGAACCACTTCTTCTGCGAGCTGCCTGTTCTCCTCAAGTTGGCCTGTGAGGACACGGGAGGGACAGAGGCCAATCTGTTTGTGGCCCGGGTCATTATCTTAGTCTGTCCTTTAGTGCTAATTCTGGGCTCCTATGCCCACATTGCCAGGGCAGTGCTGAACATCAAGTCAATGGCTGGTCGCAGAAAGGCTTTTGGGACGTGTGCGTCTCACCTCATTGTGGTTACCCTGTTTTATGGCTCAGCCATCTCCACCTACCTCCAACCTGTCCACAGGTATtctgagagggaggggaagtttGTTGCTCTTTTTTATACAGTAGTCACCCCCATGCTCAACCCTCTGATTTATACCCTGAGGAACAAGGATGTGAAGGGGGCTCTGTGGAAGGTACTGGGGAGAGGCACAGACTCCAGGTAG